Proteins encoded within one genomic window of Anopheles gambiae chromosome 3, idAnoGambNW_F1_1, whole genome shotgun sequence:
- the LOC133393914 gene encoding uncharacterized protein LOC133393914 — protein sequence MAFKFIALLALLAFATASYIPGYSAGLPHAGLPLGYGSPLPYGSVLSAPHAVVPLAQASHLHVQTPALNNFIYPVSHLAVPGGKTTLTKTFVSTPTYVTSHVSERVHTDEPVKPVAAPVYAYGKNVIGAVAPLAYPEHAYHGVPNGAYGVGYYGHVY from the exons ATGGCTTTCAAA TTCATTGCACTCCTGGCACTCCTTGCCTTTGCCACAGCCAGCTACATCCCAGGCTATTCCGCCGGCCTTCCGCACGCTGGATTGCCGCTCGGTTACGGATCACCCCTGCCGTACGGTTCGGTACTGTCTGCGCCGCACGCTGTCGTGCCGCTAGCTCAAGCATCCCATCTGCACGTGCAAACGCCCGCACTGAATAACTTTATCTATCCGGTGTCCCACCTGGCGGTGCCTGGCGGTAAAACTACGCTTACCAAAACGTTCGTCTCCACTCCCACGTACGTCACTAGCCATGTGTCGGAGCGAGTGCACACGGACGAACCGGTGAAGCCGGTCGCGGCGCCTGTTTACGCGTACGGCAAGAATGTGATCGGCGCTGTAGCACCCCTGGCGTACCCCGAACATGCGTACCATGGTGTGCCGAACGGTGCGTACGGTGTTGGCTATTACGGACACGTGTATTGA